One window from the genome of Bdellovibrio sp. NC01 encodes:
- a CDS encoding BLUF domain-containing protein yields the protein MPKVFHLIYLSHAVADLSYTDIRDILETSRKNNSLAETTGVLIYRDGYFVQVLEGNKATVLDLVEKIKEDDRNYKLKVLVQTESSQRYFKEWSMGFLDGDIEANTTDALLDLFDICYESEKTDEAKIMEMVKRFSESVPPLK from the coding sequence ATGCCTAAGGTTTTTCACCTAATTTATTTAAGTCACGCAGTCGCGGATCTCAGTTACACTGACATCCGCGATATCTTAGAGACCTCTCGAAAAAATAATTCCCTGGCTGAAACTACCGGCGTATTGATTTATCGCGACGGTTATTTCGTGCAAGTTCTTGAGGGTAACAAGGCAACGGTTTTAGATCTTGTTGAGAAGATCAAAGAAGACGATCGCAATTATAAACTCAAAGTTCTTGTGCAAACTGAAAGTTCCCAGCGCTATTTCAAAGAATGGTCGATGGGATTTTTAGACGGGGATATTGAGGCTAATACAACGGATGCGTTGTTGGATCTTTTTGATATTTGTTATGAGTCTGAAAAAACGGATGAGGCGAAAATCATGGAAATGGTAAAGCGCTTTAGTGAATCCGTTCCGCCTTTAAAATAG